Proteins encoded by one window of Methanocalculus alkaliphilus:
- the purF gene encoding amidophosphoribosyltransferase, giving the protein MCGIVGIADAEGVSFPLYYALFALQHRGQESAGISTFDAGKLHNHKAQGLIAEVFNRDILSRLTGSVGIGHVRYPTTGENRPENNQPLNFSFKGHLFSIVHNGNLVNSSLLSSEYEDEGHIFATTTDTEVIAAIIARELTRSGSMEEAINLCMQKLKGSYSVIAMLDGTIYAFRDPLGIKPLCIGRTENGYIVASESVAMDALGAEFLRDLKPGELVRIDSEGISCRQITRSNHNGHCLFEYVYFARSDSVIDGVLVYDVRKKIGEMLHREAPVQAEIISPVPDSGTAFATGYSEASGIPFKEGLIKNRYIGRTFIMPTQRLRESAVRMKLNPVRGHIAGKSVVLVDDSIVRGTTSRRIIDLVREFGAREVHFRVGSPPIIAPCYLGVDLPTRKELIAHNRPPEEVRSCISADSLHHISLESLIRATGHAPEDLCCGCLTGCYPLEIEGERSSCRSIDFVDGTYQTKLDV; this is encoded by the coding sequence ATGTGCGGCATCGTCGGCATTGCAGACGCAGAGGGTGTTTCATTCCCCCTGTACTATGCCCTCTTTGCCCTCCAGCATCGTGGGCAGGAGAGTGCGGGCATCTCAACATTTGATGCCGGCAAACTCCATAATCATAAGGCACAGGGCCTCATTGCTGAGGTATTCAACCGTGATATCCTCAGCAGATTAACCGGATCTGTTGGAATCGGGCATGTCCGGTATCCGACAACCGGAGAGAACAGGCCGGAGAATAACCAGCCATTGAACTTCTCGTTCAAGGGGCATCTCTTTTCTATTGTTCATAACGGAAACCTCGTCAACAGCAGTCTCCTCTCATCTGAGTACGAAGATGAAGGGCATATCTTTGCAACAACCACCGATACCGAGGTTATCGCTGCGATCATCGCACGGGAACTGACCCGATCGGGATCGATGGAGGAGGCGATCAACCTCTGCATGCAGAAGCTGAAGGGATCCTACTCCGTCATCGCGATGCTTGACGGGACCATCTATGCATTCCGGGATCCGCTTGGTATCAAGCCCCTCTGCATCGGAAGGACAGAGAACGGGTACATCGTCGCATCCGAGAGTGTTGCGATGGATGCGCTCGGTGCAGAGTTTCTGCGCGATCTGAAACCGGGAGAGCTGGTCAGGATCGATTCTGAGGGGATTTCGTGCCGGCAGATAACCCGGTCGAACCATAACGGCCACTGCCTCTTTGAGTATGTCTATTTCGCGCGTTCGGACTCGGTCATCGATGGCGTCCTCGTCTATGATGTCAGAAAGAAGATCGGTGAGATGCTTCATCGTGAGGCCCCGGTCCAGGCCGAGATCATCTCGCCGGTCCCCGACTCCGGCACGGCATTTGCAACAGGATACTCGGAGGCATCAGGCATCCCCTTCAAGGAAGGACTGATCAAGAACAGGTACATCGGGAGGACCTTCATCATGCCGACCCAGCGACTGAGGGAGAGTGCCGTGCGCATGAAGCTCAACCCCGTCAGGGGACATATCGCCGGGAAGTCCGTCGTCCTCGTCGATGACTCGATCGTCCGTGGAACAACGTCACGGAGGATCATCGATCTCGTCCGGGAGTTTGGTGCCCGCGAGGTGCATTTCCGTGTCGGATCCCCCCCGATCATCGCCCCATGCTATCTTGGCGTCGATCTCCCGACCAGAAAGGAGCTGATCGCCCATAACCGGCCACCGGAGGAGGTTCGCTCCTGCATCTCAGCAGACTCACTCCACCACATATCCCTTGAATCACTGATCAGGGCCACAGGCCATGCACCCGAGGATCTCTGCTGCGGCTGCCTCACCGGCTGCTACCCCCTTGAGATAGAGGGCGAGCGATCAAGCTGCCGTTCGATCGACTTCGTGGATGGAACATATCAGACGAAACTGGACGTCTGA
- a CDS encoding 50S ribosomal protein L37e — MSKGTPSMGLRNKHSHIVCRRCGRNSYHARHKVCSACGFGRSARMRSNNWTSKKSLRPTH, encoded by the coding sequence ATGTCGAAAGGTACGCCATCAATGGGTCTGCGCAACAAGCATTCCCACATTGTATGCAGGCGCTGTGGTCGGAATTCCTACCACGCACGCCATAAAGTTTGTTCCGCATGTGGATTCGGACGGAGTGCCCGGATGCGCTCCAACAACTGGACCAGCAAGAAATCTTTGAGGCCAACACATTAG
- a CDS encoding LSM domain-containing protein, whose protein sequence is MTRRPLDILEQVLNRQPVFISLKGGREIRGILQGYDVHMNLVLDGAEEETDGGVVKLGTLIVRGDNVIYISPSIE, encoded by the coding sequence ATGACAAGACGACCGCTTGATATTCTGGAACAGGTCTTAAACCGTCAACCGGTGTTCATCTCGCTGAAAGGCGGCCGTGAGATTCGCGGGATACTTCAGGGCTATGATGTTCACATGAACCTGGTCCTTGACGGTGCGGAAGAGGAGACAGATGGCGGAGTTGTGAAGCTCGGCACACTGATTGTACGTGGGGACAATGTGATCTATATATCCCCATCGATCGAATAA
- the trxA gene encoding thioredoxin, with translation MDDELEYLREKRARDRLAEIEKKRSFQGVVPISEKSFSGFIAENRFAVVDFWAEWCGPCRRVAPVVEALAHEMAGLVAFAKCNTDESPAIARKFGITAIPTIILYANGTMIDRVTGAVPKETLRSVIIRAFGLPPPDAGQI, from the coding sequence ATGGATGATGAACTCGAATATCTCCGGGAGAAGCGCGCCCGTGACCGGCTCGCAGAGATCGAGAAGAAGAGATCATTTCAGGGCGTGGTCCCGATCAGTGAGAAGAGCTTTTCCGGCTTCATTGCAGAGAACCGCTTTGCAGTCGTTGACTTCTGGGCTGAATGGTGCGGACCATGCCGGAGGGTTGCACCGGTCGTTGAGGCGCTGGCTCATGAGATGGCAGGGCTGGTTGCATTTGCCAAATGCAATACCGATGAATCCCCGGCAATCGCACGGAAGTTTGGCATCACTGCGATTCCGACGATCATCCTCTATGCAAACGGCACAATGATCGACAGGGTCACAGGTGCTGTTCCAAAAGAGACGCTCCGATCCGTCATCATCAGGGCATTCGGGCTCCCCCCACCTGATGCCGGCCAGATCTGA
- a CDS encoding RNA-binding protein, producing MAEISIRKRHAIKKSQVAEIKKMLTASIGAEAALFESSLIERAETDAAVSLYLIDKKPLLISRDSWAFPTLRGAVLRPFQARRIAVDSGAVSFMVNGADVMRPGIVSVSRDVVAGGPALVVDERHGKPLAVVIALYDAADILAMEKGKVAKNIHHIGDEIWNLEI from the coding sequence ATGGCAGAGATCTCTATTCGCAAACGGCATGCAATCAAGAAGAGTCAGGTCGCGGAGATCAAAAAGATGCTCACCGCCTCGATCGGTGCTGAGGCGGCTCTCTTTGAAAGCAGCCTCATCGAGCGTGCCGAGACGGATGCAGCTGTCTCACTCTATCTCATCGATAAGAAGCCCCTTCTGATCTCACGCGACTCATGGGCGTTTCCAACCCTGCGTGGTGCCGTTCTCCGGCCTTTTCAAGCCCGAAGAATCGCCGTAGATTCCGGTGCGGTCTCATTCATGGTCAACGGGGCCGATGTGATGCGCCCGGGGATCGTCTCGGTGAGCAGGGATGTTGTTGCCGGGGGTCCCGCCCTCGTCGTCGATGAACGGCATGGAAAGCCTCTGGCCGTCGTCATCGCCCTCTATGATGCGGCAGATATCCTCGCGATGGAGAAGGGAAAGGTTGCAAAGAATATTCATCATATCGGCGATGAGATCTGGAACCTTGAGATATAA